A single Altererythrobacter sp. BO-6 DNA region contains:
- a CDS encoding type 1 glutamine amidotransferase domain-containing protein has protein sequence MSFRLSAALPLALIALVPVTPVLAAPPAPTAAPTELPQRVLLVVSSHGRGAGDIQPGFEMDELTQAWLVFRQNGMAVDIASPTGGAVVADEYDPKKAYNADFNADPTAREKLANTLRLEPEMAGQYSAIMVIGGKGAMMDLPFSQVLQSLLAETERRGGVISAVCHGPAVLARMRTASGTAWAEGRKLTGFADEEETLFGKKWVPHFPFLLESELRKLGAEFSEAPMMLPHVVTDGRVVTGQNPFSIGLAADAVMRALGHSPAPREPWADERSLALVAEAISGNTAPLETALARKDGKIDVPLVAIWGYYRSIEAGEDRAMLASAVRIMELAQPHFPEPQLDDAIKAARARLADG, from the coding sequence ATGTCGTTTCGACTGTCTGCTGCTCTGCCCCTTGCGTTGATTGCACTCGTTCCAGTCACTCCCGTACTGGCTGCGCCTCCGGCGCCAACGGCCGCGCCGACCGAATTGCCGCAGCGCGTGCTGCTGGTCGTCAGCAGTCACGGGCGCGGGGCGGGCGATATCCAGCCCGGTTTCGAGATGGACGAACTCACGCAGGCGTGGCTGGTATTCCGGCAGAACGGCATGGCGGTCGATATTGCCAGCCCTACAGGCGGGGCGGTGGTGGCCGACGAGTATGATCCCAAGAAAGCCTACAATGCTGACTTCAATGCCGACCCCACCGCGCGAGAGAAACTCGCCAACACGCTGCGGCTCGAACCGGAAATGGCCGGCCAATACAGCGCCATCATGGTGATTGGCGGCAAGGGCGCTATGATGGACCTGCCGTTCAGCCAGGTCCTGCAGTCCCTGTTGGCCGAAACCGAGCGACGCGGCGGCGTGATCTCCGCCGTTTGCCATGGCCCGGCCGTGTTGGCCCGGATGCGTACTGCCAGTGGCACCGCCTGGGCGGAGGGCCGCAAGCTGACTGGCTTTGCGGATGAAGAAGAAACGCTCTTCGGCAAGAAATGGGTCCCGCATTTCCCGTTCCTGCTTGAAAGCGAACTGCGCAAACTGGGTGCGGAATTCAGCGAGGCGCCGATGATGCTACCCCATGTCGTGACCGATGGTCGCGTGGTAACCGGGCAGAACCCGTTTTCGATCGGACTGGCTGCCGATGCGGTCATGCGCGCACTCGGCCACAGTCCTGCACCTCGCGAGCCATGGGCTGACGAGCGCAGCCTGGCGCTGGTCGCCGAGGCGATTTCGGGCAACACCGCTCCGCTGGAAACCGCGCTGGCGCGCAAGGACGGCAAGATTGACGTGCCCTTGGTGGCGATCTGGGGCTATTACCGCTCGATCGAAGCGGGCGAGGATCGCGCCATGCTGGCGTCGGCAGTGCGGATCATGGAGCTTGCCCAGCCGCACTTCCCCGAGCCGCAGCTTGATGACGCCATCAAGGCTGCCCGCGCCCGCCTGGCCGATGGATAG
- the rpoB gene encoding DNA-directed RNA polymerase subunit beta, with protein sequence MASKAKSPKPQGTAKKRIRKIFGDIHEVVQMPNLIEVQRESYEQFLRSDKSTGYVSGLEKTLRSVFPIRDFAGTAELDFVHYELEDPKYDTTECRQRGITYAAPMKVTLRLIVFEVDQETETRSVLDIKEQDVYMGDMPLMTENGTFIINGTERVIVSQMHRSPGVLFDHDRGKTHSSGKLLFAARVIPYRGSWLDFEFDAKDIVNVRIDRKRKLPVTSLLYGLGLDAEQILHYFYDTIVWKRAKDGWEIPFVAEQWRGQKPAFALVDAKTGEEVFPAGQKISPRAANKAEKDGLKTLLLPTEEIVSRYAANDLIDEKTGRIYIEAGDEITLEHVETFDAAGIDQIELLDIDEVNTGPWIRNTLKVDKAENRDEGLEAIYKVMRPGEPPTLETAEALFEGLFFDNERYDLSAVGRVKLNMRLGLDAEDTVTTLRKEDILAVVKELVGLKDGKGEVDDIDNLGNRRVRSVGELLENQYRVGLLRMERAVKERMSSVDVSTVMPNDLINAKPAVAAVREFFGSSQLSQFMDQTNPLSEVTHKRRVSALGPGGLTRERAGFEVRDVHPTHYGRICPIETPEGPNIGLINSLASFSRVNKYGFIETPYRKVVDGKVTAEVVYLSAMEEQKHTVAQASAELNDDGSFAEEFVSARQNGDYFMAPREQITLMDVSPKQLVSVAASLIPFLENDDANRALMGSNMQRQAVPLVRAEAPFVGTGMEETVARDSGAAIAASRGGIVDQVDATRIVIRAIGDVEPGQSGVDIYTLQKFQRSNQNTCINQRPLVKVGDVVEEGDIIADGPSTDLGELALGRNSLVAFMPWNGYNYEDSILISERIVKDDVFTSIHIEEFEVMARDTKLGPEDITRDIPNVGEEALRNLDEAGIVYIGAEVHPGDILVGKITPKGESPMTPEEKLLRAIFGEKASDVRDTSLRLPPGVAGTVVEVRVFNRHGIEIDDRTRAIQHEEIERLRKDAQDERAILNRATYNRLKDMLLGQVASAAPKGVKKGVTIDEALLDEIERHEWFKFAVADDNRQAQIEAVKSQYDEAVKGIDDKFEDRKEKLERGDELAPGVLKMVKVFVAVKRKLQPGDKMAGRHGNKGVISRILPQEDMPFLEDGTPVDIVLNPLGVPSRMNVGQIFETHLGMAARGLGQQVTAALEEWRAANPDPEAAQPPQAVVEKLKDVYGEQYHAEIEARSPAEIVELAGNLTNGVPMGTPVFDGARESDVTAMLEKAGLDSSGQVTLYDGRTGEAFDRKVTVGYIYMLKLHHLVDDKIHARSIGPYSLVTQQPLGGKAQFGGQRFGEMEVWALQAYGAAYTLQEMLTVKSDDVVGRTKVYEAIVKGDDTFEAGIPESFNVLVKEMRSLGLNVELKSLTDESDEDEWPEAAE encoded by the coding sequence ATGGCGAGCAAAGCGAAGTCCCCCAAGCCGCAAGGCACGGCCAAGAAGCGCATCCGCAAGATCTTCGGCGATATCCACGAAGTGGTGCAGATGCCGAACCTGATCGAGGTTCAGCGCGAAAGCTACGAGCAGTTCCTGCGTTCGGACAAGAGCACCGGCTATGTTTCCGGCCTTGAAAAGACGCTGCGCAGCGTGTTCCCGATCCGCGACTTCGCCGGCACTGCCGAGCTCGACTTCGTGCATTACGAGCTGGAAGACCCAAAGTACGACACCACCGAGTGTCGCCAGCGCGGCATCACTTATGCCGCCCCGATGAAGGTGACGCTGCGCCTGATCGTGTTCGAGGTGGACCAGGAGACCGAGACCCGCTCCGTGCTCGATATCAAGGAGCAGGACGTGTACATGGGCGACATGCCGCTCATGACCGAGAATGGCACCTTCATCATCAACGGCACCGAGCGCGTTATCGTGTCGCAGATGCACCGTTCGCCTGGTGTGCTGTTCGACCATGACCGGGGCAAGACCCACAGTTCCGGAAAGCTGCTGTTCGCTGCCCGCGTGATCCCTTATCGCGGCAGCTGGCTGGACTTCGAATTCGACGCCAAGGACATCGTCAATGTCCGGATCGACCGCAAGCGCAAGCTGCCGGTCACTTCGCTGCTTTATGGCCTCGGCCTCGATGCCGAGCAGATCCTGCACTATTTCTATGACACCATCGTCTGGAAGCGCGCCAAGGATGGTTGGGAAATTCCTTTCGTGGCCGAGCAATGGCGCGGCCAGAAGCCGGCCTTCGCGCTGGTCGATGCCAAGACGGGCGAGGAAGTCTTCCCCGCCGGGCAGAAGATCAGCCCGCGCGCGGCCAACAAGGCCGAGAAGGACGGGCTGAAGACCCTTCTGCTGCCGACCGAAGAAATCGTCAGCCGTTATGCCGCCAATGACCTGATCGATGAAAAGACCGGCCGCATCTACATCGAAGCGGGCGACGAGATTACGCTCGAGCATGTCGAAACCTTCGATGCCGCCGGGATCGACCAGATCGAACTGCTCGACATCGACGAGGTCAACACCGGGCCGTGGATCCGCAACACGCTGAAGGTCGACAAGGCCGAGAACCGCGATGAAGGCCTCGAAGCGATCTACAAGGTAATGCGCCCGGGCGAGCCGCCGACGCTTGAAACCGCTGAGGCGCTGTTCGAAGGCCTGTTCTTCGATAACGAACGCTATGACCTGTCGGCCGTGGGCCGCGTCAAGCTCAACATGCGCCTTGGCCTCGATGCCGAAGACACCGTCACCACGCTGCGCAAGGAAGACATCCTAGCCGTGGTCAAGGAACTGGTCGGCCTGAAGGACGGCAAGGGCGAAGTCGACGATATCGACAACCTCGGCAACCGCCGCGTGCGTTCGGTCGGCGAACTGCTGGAAAACCAGTACCGAGTCGGCCTGCTGCGCATGGAGCGCGCCGTGAAGGAGCGCATGAGCAGCGTCGATGTTTCGACTGTCATGCCGAATGACCTGATCAACGCCAAGCCGGCTGTGGCCGCAGTGCGCGAGTTCTTCGGTTCCAGCCAGCTCTCGCAGTTCATGGACCAGACCAACCCGCTGTCGGAAGTCACCCACAAGCGCCGCGTTTCGGCGCTTGGCCCGGGCGGCCTTACCCGCGAGCGCGCCGGCTTCGAGGTGCGCGACGTGCACCCGACCCACTATGGCCGCATCTGCCCGATCGAAACGCCGGAAGGCCCGAACATCGGCCTGATCAACTCGCTCGCCAGCTTCAGCCGGGTGAACAAGTACGGCTTCATCGAAACACCCTACCGCAAGGTGGTGGACGGCAAGGTAACCGCCGAAGTGGTCTACCTGTCGGCGATGGAAGAGCAGAAGCACACCGTGGCGCAGGCCTCGGCCGAACTGAACGATGACGGCAGCTTTGCCGAGGAATTCGTTTCGGCCCGCCAGAATGGCGACTACTTCATGGCTCCGCGCGAGCAGATCACGCTGATGGACGTTTCGCCGAAGCAGCTGGTCTCGGTCGCCGCTTCGCTGATCCCGTTCCTGGAAAACGATGACGCCAACCGCGCGCTGATGGGTTCGAACATGCAGCGCCAGGCCGTGCCGCTGGTGCGCGCCGAGGCGCCGTTCGTCGGCACCGGGATGGAAGAGACCGTGGCCCGTGATTCGGGTGCCGCGATCGCTGCCTCGCGCGGCGGGATCGTCGACCAGGTTGACGCCACCCGTATCGTGATCCGTGCAATTGGTGATGTCGAACCCGGCCAGTCGGGCGTTGACATCTACACGCTGCAGAAGTTCCAGCGCTCGAACCAGAACACCTGCATCAACCAGCGTCCGCTGGTGAAGGTGGGTGACGTGGTCGAGGAAGGCGACATCATCGCCGACGGTCCGTCGACCGATCTCGGGGAACTGGCATTGGGCCGCAACAGCCTCGTCGCCTTCATGCCGTGGAACGGCTACAACTACGAGGACTCGATCCTGATCTCCGAACGCATCGTGAAAGACGACGTGTTCACCTCGATCCACATCGAGGAATTCGAGGTCATGGCCCGCGACACCAAGCTGGGCCCGGAAGACATCACCCGCGACATTCCCAACGTTGGCGAGGAAGCGCTGCGCAACCTCGACGAAGCGGGCATCGTTTACATCGGCGCCGAAGTGCATCCGGGCGATATCCTGGTCGGCAAGATCACGCCCAAGGGCGAAAGCCCGATGACGCCGGAAGAAAAGCTGCTCCGCGCGATCTTCGGCGAAAAGGCCAGCGATGTGCGCGACACCTCGCTCCGCCTGCCGCCGGGCGTGGCCGGTACGGTGGTGGAAGTGCGCGTGTTCAACCGCCACGGGATCGAGATCGATGACCGTACCCGCGCGATCCAGCACGAGGAAATCGAGCGCCTGCGCAAGGACGCGCAGGACGAGCGCGCGATCCTCAACCGTGCGACCTACAACCGTCTGAAGGACATGCTGCTGGGCCAGGTTGCCAGCGCAGCGCCCAAGGGCGTTAAGAAGGGCGTGACCATCGACGAAGCGCTGCTGGATGAGATCGAGCGCCACGAATGGTTCAAGTTCGCGGTGGCCGATGACAATCGCCAGGCGCAGATCGAAGCGGTCAAGAGCCAGTATGACGAAGCCGTCAAGGGCATCGATGACAAGTTCGAGGACCGCAAGGAGAAGCTCGAGCGCGGTGACGAACTGGCCCCGGGCGTGCTCAAGATGGTCAAGGTCTTCGTCGCGGTGAAGCGCAAGCTGCAGCCGGGTGACAAGATGGCCGGCCGCCACGGGAACAAGGGCGTCATCAGCCGCATCCTGCCGCAGGAAGACATGCCGTTCCTCGAAGACGGGACCCCGGTCGACATCGTGCTCAACCCGCTGGGCGTGCCTTCGCGCATGAACGTCGGGCAGATCTTCGAAACGCACCTGGGCATGGCAGCCCGCGGCCTCGGCCAGCAGGTCACTGCTGCGCTGGAGGAATGGCGCGCCGCCAATCCCGATCCGGAAGCGGCACAGCCGCCCCAGGCCGTCGTCGAAAAGCTCAAGGACGTCTACGGCGAGCAATACCACGCCGAGATCGAGGCGCGTTCGCCCGCCGAAATCGTCGAGCTGGCCGGCAACCTCACCAATGGCGTGCCGATGGGCACCCCGGTGTTCGACGGGGCGCGCGAAAGCGACGTGACGGCGATGCTGGAAAAGGCCGGGCTCGACAGTTCGGGCCAGGTCACGCTCTATGACGGGCGCACCGGCGAGGCGTTCGACCGCAAGGTCACCGTGGGCTATATCTATATGCTCAAGCTGCACCACCTGGTCGACGACAAGATCCACGCTCGCTCGATCGGCCCCTACTCGCTCGTTACCCAGCAGCCGCTGGGCGGCAAGGCGCAGTTCGGCGGCCAGCGCTTCGGCGAAATGGAGGTCTGGGCACTGCAGGCATATGGCGCAGCCTACACCCTGCAGGAAATGCTCACCGTCAAGTCGGACGACGTGGTCGGCCGTACCAAGGTCTACGAAGCTATCGTCAAGGGCGACGACACCTTCGAAGCGGGCATTCCGGAGAGCTTCAACGTGCTTGTGAAGGAAATGCGCTCGCTCGGCCTCAATGTCGAACTCAAGTCTTTGACCGACGAGAGCGACGAGGACGAATGGCCGGAGGCAGCGGAATAA
- the rplJ gene encoding 50S ribosomal protein L10, whose protein sequence is MDRSQKADAVAQLNDVFKEVGVVVVTRNLGMSVAQSTELRSKMREAGASYKVAKNRLAKLALKDTDYVGLEEFLSGPTALAWSTDPVAAAKAAVDFAKSNDKLEIVGGSMGTQVLDEAGVKALASMPSLDELRGKIVGLINAPATKVAQVVNAPAAKLARVFGAYGAKEAA, encoded by the coding sequence ATGGATCGTTCGCAAAAAGCCGACGCAGTCGCCCAGCTCAACGACGTCTTCAAAGAGGTCGGCGTGGTGGTTGTCACCCGCAACCTCGGCATGTCGGTGGCCCAGTCCACCGAACTGCGCTCGAAGATGCGGGAAGCAGGTGCGTCTTACAAGGTTGCGAAGAACCGTCTCGCCAAGCTCGCCCTGAAGGATACCGATTACGTCGGCCTCGAAGAGTTTCTCTCGGGCCCGACCGCGCTGGCCTGGTCGACTGACCCGGTCGCAGCCGCCAAGGCTGCTGTCGATTTCGCCAAGTCGAACGACAAGCTGGAAATCGTCGGTGGTTCGATGGGTACGCAGGTGCTCGACGAAGCCGGAGTCAAGGCGCTTGCCTCGATGCCGAGCCTCGACGAACTGCGCGGCAAGATCGTGGGTCTCATCAACGCCCCGGCAACCAAGGTTGCCCAGGTCGTCAATGCCCCGGCTGCCAAGCTGGCCCGCGTGTTTGGTGCCTATGGCGCCAAGGAAGCCGCATAA
- a CDS encoding MATE family efflux transporter, with protein sequence MNDAHALKPLPLSSEGWRAEIGATFRLAWPLALANLLQMLTYAIDVIFIARLGDEQLAASALAVSLFGLVLWAMTALTGAVAPLIAEAIGARSPSFRPVRRATRMALWLAVITGIIGMGICLLLDPIMRATGQQAAIIGLANEYNSVIVFSMVPMLLAAVLRNYVSALGQPIFATAITGLGIGVNALANYAFIFGKFGAPEMGLTGAAVATIITAWITVGAYVAAILQDKALARYRIFYRFWRPDWQRFWLIIRIGTPIALTVTAEAGIFGAAAFMMGRFGAAELAGHTVALQIAALAFQVPFGVGQAATIRVGYFYGARDSEGIRRAGWVALGMGTGFMALTALAMILTPKLLLSIYVDVEAAHNAALVGFALQYLVLAAIFQLADGVQAVAAGALRGLQDTRMPMWIAIFSYWIPGMGAALALGFLTPLQGVGVWVGLATGLFFAAILLTWRWLLRERLGLTLRAG encoded by the coding sequence ATGAACGACGCACATGCCCTGAAGCCCCTGCCTCTGAGCAGCGAAGGCTGGCGCGCAGAAATCGGCGCCACGTTCCGGCTGGCCTGGCCGCTGGCGCTCGCCAACCTGCTGCAAATGCTCACCTATGCAATCGACGTGATCTTCATCGCGCGGCTGGGCGACGAGCAACTGGCCGCATCGGCGCTGGCGGTGTCGCTGTTCGGCCTGGTGCTATGGGCGATGACCGCCCTTACAGGCGCGGTCGCCCCGCTGATTGCCGAGGCTATCGGCGCGCGGTCACCTTCGTTCCGGCCGGTACGGCGTGCCACGCGCATGGCCCTGTGGCTCGCAGTCATTACCGGCATAATCGGCATGGGAATTTGCCTGCTGCTCGATCCGATCATGCGCGCGACCGGCCAGCAGGCCGCCATCATCGGCCTTGCCAATGAATACAATTCGGTGATCGTCTTCTCGATGGTGCCGATGCTGCTGGCGGCGGTGTTGCGCAATTATGTTTCCGCGCTGGGCCAACCGATTTTCGCAACAGCGATTACGGGCCTCGGCATCGGGGTCAATGCGCTTGCCAACTATGCCTTTATCTTCGGCAAGTTCGGCGCTCCGGAAATGGGGCTAACGGGTGCAGCCGTTGCGACCATTATCACCGCCTGGATCACGGTGGGCGCCTATGTTGCCGCGATCCTGCAGGACAAGGCGCTGGCGCGATATCGCATCTTCTACCGCTTCTGGCGCCCTGACTGGCAGCGCTTCTGGCTGATCATCCGGATCGGTACGCCGATCGCGCTGACGGTTACTGCCGAAGCCGGGATTTTCGGCGCGGCGGCCTTCATGATGGGTCGCTTCGGTGCTGCCGAGCTGGCCGGACACACCGTGGCGCTGCAGATTGCCGCGCTCGCCTTCCAGGTGCCGTTTGGCGTGGGCCAGGCAGCGACCATCAGGGTCGGCTATTTCTATGGTGCGCGCGATTCGGAAGGGATCAGGCGCGCGGGCTGGGTCGCCTTGGGCATGGGCACCGGTTTCATGGCACTGACCGCATTGGCGATGATCCTGACCCCCAAGCTCCTGCTTTCGATCTATGTCGATGTCGAGGCTGCGCACAACGCCGCACTGGTCGGCTTCGCGCTGCAATACCTTGTGCTGGCCGCGATTTTCCAACTGGCAGACGGGGTGCAGGCGGTTGCTGCCGGCGCGTTGCGCGGTTTGCAGGATACTCGCATGCCGATGTGGATCGCGATCTTCAGTTACTGGATCCCGGGCATGGGCGCAGCGCTGGCGCTCGGCTTCCTGACCCCGCTGCAAGGCGTGGGCGTGTGGGTCGGGCTTGCGACCGGCCTGTTCTTTGCCGCGATCCTGCTGACCTGGCGCTGGCTGCTGCGCGAGCGCCTGGGCCTGACCCTGCGCGCCGGGTAA
- a CDS encoding helix-turn-helix transcriptional regulator — protein MPAEEGTGIVVKLDDLLHARRMTLTELADRVGLTLANLSILKTGKAKAIRFSTLEAICRELECQPGDLLGYRPD, from the coding sequence ATGCCCGCAGAAGAAGGAACCGGCATCGTGGTCAAGCTCGACGACCTGCTCCATGCCCGGCGCATGACGCTGACCGAACTCGCGGATCGCGTGGGCCTGACCCTCGCCAACCTGTCGATCCTCAAGACCGGCAAGGCCAAGGCGATCCGCTTCTCTACGCTTGAGGCGATCTGCCGCGAGCTGGAGTGCCAGCCGGGCGACCTGCTCGGCTACCGGCCGGACTGA
- the rplL gene encoding 50S ribosomal protein L7/L12 — protein sequence MADIAKLVEELSKLTVLEAAELAKALEEEWGVSAAAAVAVAAPAAGGGDAGGAAEEKTEFDVILTGDGGKKIQVIKEVRAITGLGLTEAKALVESAPKALKEGVNKAEAEEIKGKIEAAGGTVELK from the coding sequence ATGGCCGATATCGCCAAGCTTGTTGAAGAACTGTCGAAGCTGACTGTCCTGGAAGCCGCTGAGCTTGCCAAGGCACTGGAAGAAGAGTGGGGCGTGAGCGCCGCCGCTGCTGTTGCCGTTGCTGCCCCCGCCGCTGGCGGTGGTGACGCCGGTGGCGCCGCTGAAGAGAAGACCGAATTCGACGTCATCCTGACCGGTGACGGTGGCAAGAAGATCCAGGTGATCAAGGAAGTCCGCGCCATCACCGGCCTGGGCCTGACCGAAGCCAAGGCGCTGGTCGAAAGCGCCCCGAAGGCTCTCAAGGAAGGCGTCAACAAGGCAGAAGCCGAAGAGATCAAGGGCAAGATCGAAGCAGCCGGCGGCACCGTCGAGCTCAAGTAA
- a CDS encoding DUF2975 domain-containing protein: MTRLLRNDGLLKAGNFLTVFVIVILALVAAVLLAVIPYLLIDPAAVADEMVDAATASVAQATMAAITALTLSAGLLGLGCYFLFLLRRIILSVGEGDPFIDANASRLTRMGWIALAIEVGKLPLIAIVAWMMTQFQPTAVEADLEFSLTGLLLALVLFILARVFRHGAAMRADLEGTV, from the coding sequence ATGACCCGCTTGCTCCGGAATGATGGACTGCTGAAGGCAGGCAACTTCCTCACCGTTTTCGTCATCGTCATACTGGCATTGGTGGCGGCAGTCCTCCTCGCAGTGATTCCCTATCTGCTCATTGATCCCGCCGCCGTCGCGGATGAAATGGTTGATGCTGCTACCGCCAGCGTAGCGCAAGCAACCATGGCTGCCATCACCGCTCTGACGTTGAGTGCCGGCCTACTTGGACTGGGCTGCTATTTCCTTTTCCTGCTACGGCGCATCATCCTGTCGGTCGGCGAAGGAGACCCCTTCATTGATGCCAATGCCAGCCGGCTGACACGGATGGGCTGGATTGCACTGGCGATCGAAGTCGGCAAACTTCCGCTGATCGCGATCGTTGCGTGGATGATGACCCAGTTCCAGCCAACTGCAGTGGAAGCGGATCTGGAGTTTTCGCTGACAGGATTATTGCTCGCGCTCGTCCTGTTCATCCTCGCCCGCGTATTCCGCCACGGCGCGGCGATGCGCGCAGACCTGGAAGGGACCGTGTGA